The following proteins are co-located in the Cupriavidus pauculus genome:
- a CDS encoding GNAT family N-acetyltransferase produces MQPLRSQDFLLRPFRASDEAQFVMAVRESMPTVGLWMPWARPDYGIYDAREWFDRCAAMMDEGAAYDIGVFSPDGRELYGGVAINQIRREDNLGNLGYWIRQSRQHRGLASGAAAMMACHGFHALALTRLEIVAVETNLASRAVAEKIGARFECIARNRLILRGRPVAAAVYSLVPESFEGGGRG; encoded by the coding sequence ATGCAGCCGCTGCGCAGCCAGGACTTTCTGCTCCGCCCGTTCCGCGCCAGCGACGAGGCGCAGTTCGTGATGGCCGTGCGGGAATCGATGCCGACGGTGGGCCTCTGGATGCCCTGGGCGCGCCCGGACTACGGCATCTACGACGCCCGTGAGTGGTTCGACCGCTGCGCGGCGATGATGGACGAGGGCGCCGCGTACGACATCGGCGTGTTCTCGCCGGACGGGCGCGAGCTGTACGGCGGCGTGGCCATCAACCAGATCCGCCGCGAGGACAACCTGGGCAACCTGGGCTACTGGATCCGGCAAAGCCGCCAGCATCGCGGCCTGGCGTCGGGCGCCGCCGCGATGATGGCCTGCCACGGCTTCCACGCGCTGGCGCTCACGCGCCTGGAGATCGTGGCCGTCGAGACCAACCTCGCAAGCCGCGCCGTCGCCGAAAAGATCGGTGCGCGGTTCGAATGCATCGCCCGCAACCGCCTGATCCTGCGCGGCCGGCCCGTGGCGGCCGCCGTGTATTCGCTGGTGCCTGAGTCATTTGAGGGGGGCGGTAGGGGGTGA
- a CDS encoding MBL fold metallo-hydrolase, with protein sequence MTAPALPATMRVFERGWLSANNVLFIDDASGDTSLVDTGYVTHAAQTVALVEAALHGRPLRRVVNTHLHSDHCGGNAALQRRWQPRTAIPAAEAAAVAAWDADALTFDATGQQCDRFTFDAVLHDGDTLMLGGIDWQVIAAPGHDPHAVMLFAPAHGILISGDALWENGFGVIFPELDGDSGFVEQAAILARIDTLGARIVIPGHGAVFGDVTGAVARARSRLDYLRGDPLRNATHAMRVLVKFRLLEAQALSRDALYAWFRATPLMHRIHARFLAGEPLDALFDQTLQALERAGALRREGERVVDAG encoded by the coding sequence ATGACCGCCCCGGCGCTGCCCGCCACGATGCGCGTGTTCGAACGTGGCTGGCTGTCGGCCAACAACGTGCTGTTCATCGACGATGCCAGCGGCGACACGTCGCTGGTCGATACCGGCTACGTCACGCACGCCGCGCAGACCGTGGCGCTGGTGGAAGCGGCGCTGCATGGCCGGCCGCTGCGGCGCGTGGTCAATACCCATCTCCATTCCGATCATTGCGGCGGCAACGCGGCGCTGCAGCGGCGCTGGCAGCCGCGCACGGCCATCCCGGCCGCCGAGGCCGCCGCGGTAGCCGCCTGGGACGCCGACGCGCTGACCTTCGACGCCACCGGCCAGCAGTGCGACCGCTTCACGTTCGATGCGGTGCTGCACGACGGCGACACGCTGATGCTGGGCGGCATCGACTGGCAGGTGATCGCCGCGCCGGGCCACGACCCGCACGCGGTCATGCTGTTCGCGCCGGCGCACGGCATCCTGATCTCGGGCGATGCGCTCTGGGAGAACGGCTTCGGCGTGATCTTTCCGGAACTGGACGGCGACAGCGGCTTTGTCGAGCAGGCCGCCATCCTTGCGCGCATCGACACGCTCGGCGCCCGCATCGTGATCCCCGGCCACGGTGCCGTCTTTGGCGACGTGACCGGCGCGGTGGCGCGGGCGCGCAGCCGGCTCGACTACCTGCGCGGCGACCCGCTGCGCAATGCCACCCACGCGATGCGCGTGCTCGTGAAGTTCCGGCTGCTGGAGGCGCAGGCGCTGTCCCGCGACGCGCTGTACGCGTGGTTCCGGGCCACGCCGCTGATGCACCGCATCCACGCCCGCTTTCTGGCCGGAGAGCCGCTCGACGCGCTGTTCGACCAGACGCTGCAGGCGCTGGAGCGCGCCGGCGCGCTGCGGCGCGAGGGCGAGCGGGTCGTCGACGCGGGCTGA
- a CDS encoding DUF1289 domain-containing protein, whose protein sequence is MTPARRRLLADMVRGAAAAQIVSPVPSPCRSVCKMDRDSGFCEGCLRTIDEIAGWSGADDAQRRRIWALLPARVARLCQDSAA, encoded by the coding sequence ATGACGCCCGCCCGCCGCCGGCTGCTGGCTGACATGGTGCGCGGCGCGGCGGCGGCGCAGATCGTCTCGCCGGTGCCGTCGCCGTGCCGCAGCGTCTGCAAGATGGACCGCGACAGCGGCTTCTGCGAAGGCTGCCTGCGCACCATCGACGAGATCGCCGGCTGGTCCGGCGCCGACGACGCGCAGCGGCGGCGCATCTGGGCGCTGCTGCCTGCCCGCGTGGCGCGGCTGTGCCAGGACAGCGCGGCATGA
- a CDS encoding YbaK/EbsC family protein — MGDNSLPESAQRVADLLAGIGHDRPVVMLPATGRTSAEAAAGLGCTVAEIAKSIIFRRVEDDAPVLVIASGSNRVDEAKVAARVGALGKADARFVREKTGYAIGGVCPIGHAVKPVMLLDADLFRYESVWAAAGHPHAVFNLTPQQLQAMTGADVADVAQQQAPA; from the coding sequence ATGGGCGACAACTCGCTCCCCGAATCCGCGCAGCGCGTGGCGGACCTGCTGGCCGGCATCGGCCATGACCGGCCGGTGGTGATGCTGCCGGCCACCGGCAGGACGTCCGCCGAGGCCGCGGCCGGGCTGGGCTGCACCGTGGCCGAGATCGCCAAGTCGATCATCTTCCGGCGCGTGGAGGACGACGCGCCGGTGCTGGTCATCGCCAGCGGCAGCAACCGCGTGGACGAGGCCAAGGTGGCCGCGCGCGTGGGCGCGCTGGGCAAGGCCGACGCCCGGTTCGTGCGCGAGAAGACCGGCTACGCGATTGGCGGCGTCTGCCCGATCGGCCACGCGGTCAAGCCGGTGATGCTGCTGGACGCCGACCTGTTCCGCTACGAAAGCGTCTGGGCCGCCGCCGGGCATCCGCACGCCGTCTTCAACCTGACACCCCAGCAGTTGCAGGCCATGACCGGCGCCGACGTGGCCGACGTGGCGCAGCAGCAGGCCCCGGCATGA
- a CDS encoding hydroxymethylglutaryl-CoA lyase gives MTIPQYVKIVEVGPRDGLQNEKAMVPADVKVALINQLTDAGFVNIEAASFVSPKWVPQMADGAEVMARIARRPGTLYSVLTPNMKGFEGAVAAGADEVVIFGAASEAFSQKNINCSIAESIARFEPVAAAAKEAGIRLRGSISCSLGCPYQGEVPVSAVVDVVRRMRELGCDEIDIADTIGVGTPVRVQEVMRAASAEFAMDRLSGHFHDTYGQALSNILASLEVGIGIFHASVAGLGGCPYAKGATGNVATEDVLYMLHGMGLHTGIDLEAVVRAGDFISQAIGRANSSRVGKALLTKWAAADATVCV, from the coding sequence ATGACTATCCCCCAGTACGTGAAGATCGTCGAAGTGGGCCCGCGCGACGGCCTGCAGAACGAAAAGGCGATGGTGCCGGCCGACGTGAAGGTCGCGCTGATCAACCAGTTGACCGACGCCGGCTTTGTCAACATCGAGGCGGCGTCGTTCGTGTCGCCGAAATGGGTGCCGCAGATGGCCGACGGCGCCGAGGTCATGGCCCGCATCGCCCGCCGGCCGGGCACGCTGTACTCGGTGCTGACGCCGAACATGAAGGGCTTCGAGGGCGCCGTGGCTGCCGGCGCCGACGAGGTGGTGATCTTCGGCGCGGCCAGCGAGGCGTTCTCGCAGAAGAACATCAACTGCTCGATTGCCGAATCGATCGCGCGCTTCGAGCCGGTGGCGGCCGCCGCCAAGGAAGCCGGCATCCGCCTGCGCGGCAGCATCTCGTGCTCGCTGGGCTGCCCGTACCAGGGCGAGGTGCCCGTGAGCGCCGTGGTGGACGTGGTGCGCCGGATGCGCGAGCTGGGCTGCGACGAGATCGACATTGCCGATACCATCGGCGTCGGCACGCCGGTCAGGGTGCAGGAGGTGATGCGCGCCGCATCGGCCGAATTCGCGATGGACCGGCTGTCGGGCCATTTCCACGATACCTATGGCCAGGCGCTGTCGAACATCCTGGCCAGCCTGGAAGTGGGCATCGGCATCTTCCACGCATCGGTGGCCGGGCTGGGCGGCTGCCCGTATGCCAAGGGCGCCACCGGCAACGTGGCCACCGAGGACGTGCTGTACATGCTGCACGGCATGGGCCTGCACACGGGCATCGACCTGGAGGCGGTGGTCCGGGCCGGCGATTTCATCTCGCAGGCCATCGGCCGCGCCAACAGTTCGCGCGTGGGCAAGGCACTGCTGACCAAGTGGGCGGCGGCGGACGCCACCGTCTGCGTCTGA